The following nucleotide sequence is from Streptomyces sp. HUAS CB01.
CGCGGGACGGGGTCTCCCCGCGGCGAGGCCGAACGGGGGGCATCTGGTCCGACACGGCAGTTGACTCCTCGGCGCGGGTGCCGCCCCTGCTGACGGGGCGTGAACGGTGCAGGCTGGCTCCACCCTATTGCCTCGGCCGGGCGCCCCGGTCATCCCACGGCGTCCCCGGCCTCTCCCCCGGCCCCGCCGTCACCGGCCCGGTCCTCCCCGGCCGCCCAGTTCGGTCACCCCACGGCGCCCCCCGGCCGTGCGCCCGTGCCCCCGGAGCCCGTCGGCTCGGGCCTGGCCTGCGGAAGCACCGGCTGGAGCACCAGCATCCGCTCCACCAGCCTCACGAACATGGCCACGTCGCGGAGCAGGTCGTCGGCGTCGCGGCTGCCGGCGGCACCGGGGATGCCCGCCTCGGCGCGGGCCCGGCGCTCGGCACCGGAGGCGAAGAGCGCACTCCACTCCGTGAGCTCCGGGGCGATCTCCGGCAGGACCTCCCACGCGGAGCGTATGCGGGCCCGGCGGCGCGGGCTGGTCTCGGGCCGTCCGCGGGCGGCGAGGACGGCCGCGGCGGTGCGCAGCGCGGCGAGATGGGCCGTGGCATACCGCTCGTTGGGCGTCTCGAGGCGCGCGGCCTCGTCCAGGCCCGCACGCGCCTGGGCGAGCAGGTCGAGTGCGGCGGGGGGTGCGGACGAGCGCCGCAGCACGGGGTGGACGTCGGTCGCGGGTCCGGTCGGTGAGGGGGCAGGGCCGCCTGCGCGGAGCCGGCGTGCGGCAGCGGCGTACGAGCTGGCCATGACGAGCCTCCTGTCGTCGGGTGACGGCACTCCGGGCCGTCCGGGAACCATGGTGGGGGCCACCACTGACAATTCGCCCTGACCTGGGCTTGTCCCGGGCGAAGCGGGTACGGGACTCCGTGGTCCGGCCCACTCGCGGTGGTGAGGTGGCCGGGCGGCCGCCGGGCTAAGGTGATTCGAGGAGCACGGCGGAGCATGTGGGACATCCCGGAGCGGTCATGCGGGAACGACGCAGTGACCCGCCCGACAGTGCGCAGGCCCTCCTCCTCACCC
It contains:
- a CDS encoding SAV_6107 family HEPN domain-containing protein — encoded protein: MASSYAAAARRLRAGGPAPSPTGPATDVHPVLRRSSAPPAALDLLAQARAGLDEAARLETPNERYATAHLAALRTAAAVLAARGRPETSPRRRARIRSAWEVLPEIAPELTEWSALFASGAERRARAEAGIPGAAGSRDADDLLRDVAMFVRLVERMLVLQPVLPQARPEPTGSGGTGARPGGAVG